The following are encoded in a window of uncultured Sphaerochaeta sp. genomic DNA:
- a CDS encoding ABC transporter ATP-binding protein, which yields MSLLEVQNLKVCYGGIVALNGISFSVQEGQIVTLIGANGAGKSTTLRSIMGLVPVTSGTITYNGEKLNGMDTRKIVERGLVLVPEGRRVFANLTTLENLKIGGYLQDKAEEQQNLERVYDLFPRLKERHWQLAGTLSGGEQQMLAVGRALMASPKMIMMDEPSLGLAPLVVRDIFTIIKRVNEAGVTVLLIEQNANVALRTAHEGYVMETGNITLSGAGMTLLENEDIKYAYLGKSK from the coding sequence ATGAGTTTGCTTGAAGTACAGAATCTGAAGGTGTGTTATGGTGGTATCGTAGCGCTCAACGGTATATCTTTCTCTGTCCAAGAAGGTCAAATAGTAACCCTCATAGGTGCAAATGGTGCAGGTAAATCCACAACCTTGCGCTCCATCATGGGCCTGGTTCCTGTTACCAGTGGAACCATCACCTATAATGGGGAAAAACTCAATGGTATGGATACCCGTAAGATTGTTGAGCGAGGATTGGTTCTCGTTCCCGAAGGTAGGCGCGTATTTGCCAACTTGACTACGTTGGAAAATTTAAAGATCGGTGGGTACTTGCAGGATAAAGCAGAGGAACAACAAAACCTCGAACGAGTATATGATTTGTTCCCCAGGCTCAAGGAACGGCATTGGCAACTTGCTGGGACCCTTTCTGGGGGCGAGCAACAGATGCTTGCTGTGGGAAGGGCTCTGATGGCAAGCCCCAAGATGATCATGATGGATGAACCCTCGCTTGGACTTGCTCCACTGGTGGTGAGGGACATATTTACTATCATAAAGCGCGTAAATGAGGCGGGTGTGACGGTACTGCTCATCGAGCAAAATGCGAATGTGGCACTACGCACCGCCCATGAAGGCTATGTCATGGAGACAGGCAATATAACTTTGTCAGGAGCTGGCATGACACTTCTGGAGAATGAAGATATCAAGTATGCCTATCTGGGCAAATCAAAGTGA
- a CDS encoding ABC transporter ATP-binding protein, with protein sequence MNDVVLRTEHITMQFGGVVAVDDLSIEIQKERITALIGPNGAGKTTAFNVITGGYQPTNGRVLFEDMVIGENFPRGKMKKIYNGTYKTPYAEQVVNTPDKITRLGMARTFQNIRLFKDLTVFENVLIAKHCHINAGLLRSTFRLNRSEELKMHQDTEELLDRVGLLSNRDEISSSLPYGKQRRLEIARALATGPKLLLLDEPAAGMNPKETEMLSAFIKEIQNSFNLTVFLIEHHMNLVMEISDHIYVLDYGKMIAEGNATEIQNNPKVIKAYLGDEEI encoded by the coding sequence ATGAACGATGTGGTCTTGAGGACTGAACATATAACGATGCAATTTGGCGGTGTTGTGGCTGTTGACGATCTCTCTATTGAAATCCAGAAAGAGAGAATTACTGCGCTGATCGGACCTAACGGAGCAGGAAAGACTACCGCTTTCAATGTAATAACAGGAGGCTATCAACCTACGAATGGAAGGGTGCTTTTTGAAGATATGGTAATCGGAGAGAACTTTCCCCGTGGCAAGATGAAAAAGATTTACAACGGGACATACAAGACCCCATATGCGGAACAGGTGGTGAATACACCTGATAAGATAACACGTCTTGGTATGGCTCGAACATTTCAGAATATCAGATTGTTCAAGGACCTTACGGTCTTTGAAAATGTGCTGATAGCCAAGCACTGCCACATCAATGCAGGCTTGTTGCGTTCAACGTTCAGGCTTAACCGGTCGGAAGAGTTGAAAATGCATCAGGATACAGAAGAACTTCTGGATAGGGTGGGGTTACTGTCCAATCGAGACGAGATTTCTTCATCTTTACCCTATGGGAAACAGCGAAGGCTGGAGATTGCCAGGGCACTGGCAACCGGACCCAAGTTATTGTTGCTTGATGAACCTGCTGCAGGCATGAATCCAAAAGAGACGGAGATGCTTTCAGCCTTCATCAAGGAGATACAGAATTCGTTCAACCTTACTGTCTTTCTTATCGAGCATCATATGAACTTGGTCATGGAGATTTCAGACCATATCTATGTATTGGATTACGGGAAGATGATTGCTGAAGGAAATGCCACAGAAATCCAGAACAATCCTAAGGTTATCAAGGCCTATCTGGGGGATGAAGAGATATGA
- a CDS encoding branched-chain amino acid ABC transporter permease: MMKIRRNQILTLVTLVLITLFLYWLDAHRMQNGMLVSVLTKAVILSLVAVSMNLLNGFTGLFSLGQAGFMSIGAYTTAILLIPVKNLDGVYYMNGVHPAIRAVKELMAASPASLQILYPFIALLLGGLLAAFAAALVGIAVLRLKSDYLAIATLGLSEIVRAIFSSPQFDQITNGSYGLNKIPNFPAMLWGLVPSLITPFVVVAFCIIFMVMLIKSSYGRAFKAIREDEIAAEAMGINLFKHKEMSFVISSFFSAIAGGLLAMYMRSIEAKTFSITLTYDILLIVVIGGIGSVSGSILSAFLVTAAKEWWLRFFDQPLVIGGWEVPLFKTGFRMVIFSFLLMMVVLIYRRGLMGSNEFSWDRLFSRFSKKARTGGKLK, from the coding sequence ATGATGAAAATCCGTCGAAACCAGATACTTACATTGGTAACATTGGTGTTGATAACACTATTTCTATACTGGCTGGATGCACACCGAATGCAGAATGGTATGTTGGTCTCAGTTCTTACCAAAGCTGTGATTCTTTCCCTTGTTGCTGTTTCTATGAACCTGCTCAATGGATTTACTGGTTTATTCAGTCTGGGGCAAGCAGGATTTATGTCCATCGGTGCATATACTACAGCAATACTCTTGATCCCTGTGAAAAACCTTGATGGGGTCTATTACATGAATGGGGTGCATCCTGCAATCAGGGCTGTGAAGGAACTGATGGCTGCAAGCCCTGCTTCCTTACAGATTCTCTACCCATTCATCGCGCTGCTGTTGGGTGGTCTGTTGGCTGCCTTTGCTGCCGCACTGGTGGGGATTGCAGTGCTGAGATTGAAAAGTGATTACCTTGCAATAGCAACCCTTGGGCTGTCTGAGATTGTGAGGGCGATTTTTTCGTCACCACAGTTTGACCAGATAACAAACGGATCATACGGATTGAATAAGATTCCTAATTTTCCAGCTATGCTCTGGGGGCTTGTTCCGTCCTTGATCACACCATTCGTTGTAGTGGCTTTTTGTATTATTTTCATGGTGATGCTTATTAAGTCCTCATATGGTCGTGCTTTCAAGGCCATCAGGGAGGATGAGATTGCTGCGGAAGCTATGGGCATAAACCTATTCAAACATAAGGAGATGAGTTTTGTCATCAGCTCCTTCTTTTCAGCAATCGCTGGTGGCCTTCTGGCGATGTACATGCGGTCCATCGAAGCCAAGACCTTTTCCATTACCTTGACCTATGACATTTTGCTCATTGTGGTAATCGGTGGTATCGGGAGTGTTTCTGGTTCAATACTCAGTGCCTTCCTGGTAACTGCGGCGAAAGAGTGGTGGTTGCGCTTCTTTGACCAACCGCTGGTCATTGGTGGATGGGAGGTTCCTCTGTTCAAAACTGGCTTCAGAATGGTGATATTCTCCTTTTTGTTGATGATGGTAGTGCTTATCTATCGCAGGGGATTGATGGGTTCCAATGAGTTTAGTTGGGATCGGTTGTTTTCCAGGTTCAGCAAGAAAGCACGTACTGGAGGGAAACTTAAATGA
- a CDS encoding branched-chain amino acid ABC transporter permease has translation MSITTILQHCLTGISLGGAYALIAIGYTLVYGILRLINFAHGDIFMMAGYFMIFALASFPWPIAIITTLTVTTLMGIGIERAAYKPLRSAPRMSIMISAIGVSYLLQNLSTYLFTAIPRGYPEIPFLKRIFQLGTLSASLVTLLTPVLTLFLVIILMILVNKTKTGMAMRAVSKDFETAKLMGININRIISVTFAIGSFLAGVGSILYFTDRMSVTPFSGTLPGLKCFVAAVFGGIGNIPGAVIGGFFIGIVETLLVALGYSTYSDAFTFLLLIVMLLVRPTGLFGEKTVEKV, from the coding sequence ATGAGTATTACGACTATCCTGCAGCATTGCTTGACAGGGATCTCTCTAGGAGGTGCATACGCCTTGATAGCCATTGGCTATACTTTGGTATATGGCATTCTGCGGTTAATTAATTTCGCCCATGGGGATATCTTCATGATGGCCGGGTATTTCATGATTTTTGCCTTGGCAAGTTTTCCATGGCCTATCGCCATCATAACAACCTTGACAGTTACAACCCTCATGGGTATTGGCATCGAACGTGCTGCCTACAAACCCCTGAGAAGTGCTCCCAGGATGTCAATCATGATAAGTGCCATAGGAGTATCGTATCTCCTTCAGAATTTATCGACGTACCTCTTTACCGCAATCCCGAGGGGATATCCCGAAATTCCTTTTCTTAAGCGTATATTCCAGTTGGGAACACTCAGTGCCTCCCTGGTAACGTTGCTCACTCCCGTACTTACATTGTTTTTGGTGATCATCCTCATGATTCTGGTCAATAAGACGAAGACTGGAATGGCGATGAGGGCTGTAAGTAAGGATTTTGAGACGGCTAAACTGATGGGTATCAATATCAACAGGATTATTTCGGTAACTTTTGCCATTGGTTCATTCTTGGCTGGTGTAGGGTCGATTCTCTATTTTACCGATCGTATGTCGGTAACTCCATTCTCCGGTACACTCCCGGGGCTTAAGTGCTTTGTTGCAGCAGTGTTCGGGGGTATCGGCAATATCCCAGGGGCGGTCATAGGAGGGTTCTTTATAGGAATTGTTGAAACATTGCTTGTTGCCTTGGGATATTCAACCTATTCGGATGCATTCACATTTCTTTTGTTGATTGTGATGTTGCTCGTTCGACCGACCGGTTTGTTCGGCGAGAAAACAGTGGAGAAAGTATGA
- a CDS encoding ABC transporter substrate-binding protein — MKRLTVFFLVLLIASCLMFANGSSEQASDVKEVVIGVFEPQTGENGGGGYQEVLGMRYANEVYPTVQINGETYNVRLVEADNKSDKTEAVTAAQSLISSGASVILGSYGSGVSIAAGDIFLDNQVPAIGASCTNPQVTLGNDYYFRVCFLDPFQGTVMANYAWQEGAKKAAVITQLGDDYSSGLGNFFSRAFSGLGGQVVSEQRFQTNTTDFKSILTNIKAADPDVIFAPSSIATAPLIIKQARELGITAKIMAGDTWENSSIIENAGTSAEGVALSTFFDDADPATDEAAKFIEGFKKYLVANKQPDIIPAVSALGYDAYITAIKAIEAANSTKGPAIRSALVDVDVEGVTGRIVFNENGDANKDMAFIKVVENGQFKFLKTVSIAK; from the coding sequence ATGAAAAGACTGACTGTGTTTTTTTTGGTGCTCCTTATTGCTTCTTGCCTCATGTTTGCCAATGGTTCTTCCGAGCAAGCAAGTGATGTAAAAGAAGTGGTAATTGGAGTGTTCGAGCCTCAAACCGGAGAGAATGGTGGAGGAGGGTATCAAGAAGTACTGGGTATGCGGTATGCGAATGAAGTCTATCCCACCGTGCAAATCAATGGGGAGACCTACAATGTTAGACTTGTGGAAGCAGACAATAAGTCTGACAAGACTGAAGCAGTTACTGCTGCTCAGAGTCTGATTTCCAGTGGAGCTTCTGTGATTCTCGGGTCCTATGGGTCTGGAGTTTCCATTGCCGCTGGAGATATTTTCCTCGATAACCAAGTTCCTGCTATTGGCGCTTCTTGCACCAATCCACAGGTAACCTTGGGTAATGACTACTATTTCCGTGTATGTTTTCTTGATCCCTTCCAAGGGACCGTGATGGCCAACTACGCTTGGCAGGAAGGAGCTAAGAAAGCGGCGGTCATCACACAATTGGGTGATGATTATTCATCCGGTCTTGGTAACTTCTTCAGTAGGGCCTTCTCTGGTCTTGGTGGTCAGGTTGTCAGTGAGCAACGCTTCCAGACCAATACCACAGACTTCAAGTCAATTCTTACAAACATCAAGGCAGCTGACCCTGATGTAATCTTTGCTCCTTCTTCCATTGCCACTGCTCCGCTCATTATTAAACAGGCTAGAGAGCTCGGCATTACCGCAAAGATCATGGCAGGCGATACCTGGGAAAATTCATCAATCATTGAAAATGCAGGCACAAGTGCAGAAGGTGTTGCTCTCTCCACATTCTTTGATGATGCTGACCCAGCTACCGATGAAGCTGCAAAGTTTATCGAAGGCTTCAAGAAGTACTTGGTTGCAAACAAGCAACCCGATATTATTCCAGCTGTTTCCGCTCTTGGCTATGATGCGTATATAACCGCAATCAAAGCCATAGAAGCAGCCAACTCAACAAAAGGACCTGCCATTCGTTCTGCGTTGGTAGATGTGGATGTTGAAGGTGTTACAGGGCGAATCGTATTCAATGAAAATGGTGATGCAAATAAAGATATGGCATTCATCAAGGTAGTTGAAAACGGGCAGTTCAAGTTCTTGAAAACTGTCAGTATCGCAAAGTAA
- the ppdK gene encoding pyruvate, phosphate dikinase — MATKNTKYVYFFGSGKAEGTAQMKDLLGGKGANLAEMTSIGLPVPPGFTISTEACAFYSANKGNYPEGLREEVLEHLARLEKTMGAKLGDNNDPLLVSVRSGAAQSMPGMMDTILNLGLTPDSVQGLIKKTNNERFAWDSYRRFMQMFGDVVMGVPHHEFERALQDVKDTRGIELDTDLDSKDLQEVIARYQRLYKRFTGEEFPTDPLDQLFKAINAVFKSWNNERANKYRQMNDIRGLLGTAVNIQSMVFGNMGETSGTGVAFTRDPSTGENQFYGEYLMNAQGEDVVAGIRTPQSISTLKKVNEKVYDQLVDIRGILENHYKDMQDLEFTIQEGKLYMLQTRNGKRTIFSWLRTQVEMVEEGLIDKETAVSRVPSGEFGKLFAPILDGKHIRDNSLEVITRGLNASPGGACGQIYFTAEKAEEMAAEGKDVILVRTETSPEDIGGMAVAKGVVTCRGGMTSHAAVVARGMGCPCVSGAGEIKINEPKRFLEVNGTKLSEGDFISIDGFTGEVYGAKIPVRASEIVQVLNGAMKESESILYKDYKAFMGFVQDLKELGVYTNADTPHDAQMAVAFGAEGIGLCRTEHMFFGGDRIMSIRKMILANNIVEREKALAELLPMQRSDFEEIFLALDGRPATIRLLDPPLHEFLPNDHTSRHELALQMGITVEEVAQKSSALHEFNPMLGFRGCRLAIIYPEILRMQVRAIIEAAINVKRKGVEVLPEIMIPLVGNYKEFVFTKKHALEVIERIFTEQSLKVHFKIGTMIEVPRAAITADEIAKEAEFFSFGTNDLTQLTCGFSRDDAASFLGAYVNDADKQFYEYDPFATLDVHGVGKLVEMAVKLGRSANPSIKLGICGEHGGDPKTIAFCNKVGLDYVSCSPFRVPIARLAAAQAVIEAKKKA; from the coding sequence ATGGCAACAAAGAACACAAAGTATGTCTATTTTTTTGGCTCCGGTAAGGCAGAAGGAACTGCCCAGATGAAGGATCTGCTCGGAGGAAAGGGTGCAAACCTTGCCGAGATGACCAGCATTGGGCTTCCTGTCCCACCGGGCTTTACAATCAGCACTGAGGCTTGCGCCTTTTATAGTGCCAATAAAGGTAACTATCCTGAAGGATTGAGAGAAGAAGTGCTGGAACACCTTGCCAGACTCGAGAAGACGATGGGTGCAAAGCTGGGAGACAATAATGATCCATTGCTTGTCTCCGTAAGAAGTGGAGCTGCCCAGTCTATGCCCGGAATGATGGATACCATCCTAAACCTGGGACTTACCCCCGATTCCGTTCAGGGGTTGATCAAGAAAACAAACAATGAGAGATTCGCCTGGGACAGCTATCGCCGTTTCATGCAGATGTTCGGTGACGTCGTAATGGGTGTTCCCCATCATGAGTTCGAACGTGCACTGCAGGATGTGAAGGACACTCGTGGTATTGAACTCGATACCGACCTTGACAGCAAGGATCTGCAGGAAGTGATTGCCCGTTACCAGAGGCTGTACAAGCGCTTCACAGGTGAGGAGTTCCCCACTGATCCCCTCGACCAGTTGTTCAAGGCTATAAATGCAGTATTCAAGTCCTGGAACAATGAACGTGCAAACAAGTATCGCCAGATGAACGACATTCGTGGTCTCCTTGGTACTGCGGTAAACATCCAGAGCATGGTATTCGGAAATATGGGTGAGACCAGTGGCACTGGTGTAGCATTTACCCGTGACCCCTCAACTGGTGAGAACCAGTTCTATGGTGAGTACCTGATGAATGCACAGGGTGAGGATGTTGTCGCCGGTATCCGTACCCCGCAGTCGATCTCTACGCTCAAGAAAGTCAATGAAAAGGTCTATGACCAGTTGGTTGATATCAGGGGCATCCTGGAAAACCATTACAAGGATATGCAGGATCTTGAGTTCACCATCCAGGAAGGCAAGCTGTACATGTTGCAGACCAGAAATGGTAAGAGAACCATTTTCAGCTGGTTGCGCACCCAGGTCGAGATGGTCGAGGAAGGCTTGATCGACAAGGAGACAGCAGTAAGTCGTGTCCCCTCTGGTGAGTTCGGCAAGTTGTTTGCCCCGATTCTCGATGGCAAGCACATCAGGGACAACTCCCTGGAAGTTATCACTCGTGGTCTGAATGCAAGCCCTGGTGGTGCATGCGGCCAGATCTACTTCACTGCTGAGAAAGCAGAAGAGATGGCTGCAGAAGGGAAGGATGTCATTCTCGTGAGAACCGAGACCAGTCCTGAAGATATCGGTGGTATGGCGGTTGCCAAGGGCGTGGTCACCTGCCGTGGTGGTATGACCAGCCATGCCGCAGTAGTTGCCCGTGGTATGGGTTGTCCTTGTGTCAGTGGAGCTGGGGAAATTAAGATCAATGAACCCAAGCGTTTCCTTGAAGTAAACGGTACCAAGCTCAGTGAGGGAGATTTTATCTCCATCGATGGCTTCACTGGTGAAGTGTATGGAGCAAAGATTCCTGTCCGTGCTTCTGAGATCGTCCAGGTGCTCAATGGTGCCATGAAAGAGAGTGAGTCCATCCTGTACAAGGATTACAAGGCCTTCATGGGATTCGTCCAGGACCTGAAGGAACTGGGTGTGTACACCAATGCCGATACACCGCATGATGCACAGATGGCTGTTGCTTTTGGTGCTGAGGGCATTGGTCTCTGCCGAACAGAACATATGTTCTTTGGTGGTGACAGGATCATGTCTATCAGGAAGATGATTCTCGCCAACAATATTGTGGAGAGAGAGAAAGCTCTTGCTGAATTACTTCCCATGCAGAGGAGTGACTTTGAGGAGATCTTCCTTGCACTTGATGGCCGACCGGCTACCATCCGCTTGCTTGATCCCCCGTTGCATGAGTTCCTTCCCAATGACCACACCAGCAGGCATGAGCTAGCCTTGCAGATGGGAATTACGGTTGAGGAAGTAGCACAGAAGTCTTCTGCCTTGCATGAGTTCAACCCGATGCTTGGTTTCCGTGGTTGTCGTCTCGCAATCATCTATCCTGAGATTCTGAGAATGCAGGTGAGGGCAATCATCGAGGCTGCGATCAACGTGAAACGCAAGGGTGTTGAAGTACTGCCTGAGATCATGATCCCGTTGGTAGGCAACTACAAGGAGTTCGTGTTCACCAAGAAACATGCCCTCGAGGTAATCGAGAGAATCTTCACTGAACAGTCTCTCAAGGTGCACTTCAAGATCGGTACCATGATCGAGGTTCCTCGAGCTGCCATCACCGCAGACGAGATCGCCAAGGAAGCAGAGTTCTTCAGCTTCGGTACCAATGACCTGACCCAGCTCACCTGCGGATTCAGTCGTGATGATGCGGCTTCTTTCCTCGGTGCATATGTCAATGATGCTGACAAGCAGTTCTATGAGTATGACCCGTTTGCCACCCTTGATGTACATGGGGTGGGCAAGCTCGTGGAGATGGCCGTAAAGCTTGGTCGCTCTGCTAATCCCTCTATCAAGTTGGGTATCTGTGGTGAGCATGGTGGAGACCCGAAGACCATTGCCTTCTGTAACAAGGTTGGCCTTGATTATGTCTCTTGTTCTCCGTTCCGTGTTCCCATTGCCCGTCTTGCTGCAGCACAGGCTGTGATTGAGGCAAAGAAGAAGGCTTAA
- a CDS encoding gluconate 5-dehydrogenase, translating to MGYIEKQFSLEGKVAWVTGASYGIGFAIASAYASAGAKIAFNDINQDLVDKGLASYKEAGIDAKGYVCDVTDEKAVAETTEKIIKDLGAVDILVNNAGIIRRVPMHEMSAEEWRKVIDIDLNAPFIVSKAVLPGMMERKSGKIINICSMMSELGRETVAAYAAAKGGLKMLTRNICSEYGKYNIQCNGIGPGYIATPQTAPLRERQADGSRHPFDSFIVAKTPAERWGTTEDLTGPALFLASGASDFVNGHVLYVDGGILAYIGKQP from the coding sequence ATGGGATATATTGAAAAGCAATTCTCTCTTGAGGGGAAGGTGGCCTGGGTGACCGGGGCCAGCTATGGTATCGGGTTTGCCATTGCAAGTGCCTATGCATCTGCTGGTGCAAAGATCGCATTCAACGATATCAACCAGGATTTGGTGGACAAGGGCCTTGCTTCCTACAAGGAAGCAGGCATCGATGCCAAGGGCTATGTGTGTGATGTCACCGATGAGAAAGCAGTTGCTGAGACCACAGAGAAGATAATCAAGGACCTAGGGGCTGTTGATATCCTGGTAAACAATGCCGGGATCATCCGGCGTGTTCCGATGCACGAGATGAGTGCAGAGGAGTGGCGCAAGGTAATCGACATCGACCTGAATGCGCCCTTCATCGTGAGCAAGGCTGTCCTGCCTGGGATGATGGAGAGAAAGAGCGGTAAGATCATAAATATCTGCTCAATGATGAGTGAGCTGGGAAGAGAGACGGTTGCAGCGTATGCTGCTGCAAAGGGTGGACTGAAGATGTTGACACGAAACATCTGCAGTGAGTACGGAAAGTACAACATCCAGTGCAACGGGATCGGACCTGGCTACATAGCAACCCCACAGACAGCTCCTCTCCGGGAGCGGCAGGCCGACGGTAGCCGGCATCCATTTGACTCATTCATTGTTGCAAAGACACCAGCAGAGCGTTGGGGGACAACGGAGGATCTCACCGGTCCTGCCTTGTTCCTCGCCTCCGGTGCAAGTGACTTCGTGAATGGCCATGTCCTGTATGTTGATGGTGGTATCCTTGCCTATATTGGCAAACAGCCCTAA
- a CDS encoding TRAP transporter large permease, with protein sequence MELSLMFFALIVLLVIGVPIAYAIGASGIIYMLMSNPTFLLTFPQRVWSGTESFIIVAMPLFMLTGELMNHSGLTRRLIDFSMLLVRPVRGGLGEVNVVASMIFGGISGSSVADTSALGSILIPDMVKKGYPKGFAAGITVASSTIGMIIPPSVPMLMYAMVSGASVGKLFLAGLIPGILVGATQLIMTFVISRRRGYHPEKEKVEWRQALKVTKDGSLAIVMPLLIIVSVSFGIATASESAGLAVLYATILGFFVYKELKWSEVKNALKKTFMMSSSIMIIGGFTMIFTWILAVEQVPAAIGAFLINSNIPAWMVFLFLDIIILLLGTFLDVTPCILLISPILLPVMQQFGMNELQFGAIIIVGLAIGLVTPPVGMCLNVASKICRMDIVSVFKSAAPFIICNVIVLVGITFVPALSLWLPSII encoded by the coding sequence ATGGAACTTTCACTGATGTTTTTTGCCTTGATTGTCCTCCTCGTCATTGGAGTGCCGATTGCATATGCCATTGGGGCCTCGGGGATCATCTATATGTTGATGAGCAATCCTACATTCCTGTTGACCTTCCCCCAGCGGGTATGGTCGGGAACCGAAAGTTTCATCATAGTTGCAATGCCGCTTTTCATGCTCACTGGAGAGTTGATGAACCACAGTGGGCTGACCAGGAGACTGATTGATTTTTCCATGCTTCTGGTGCGTCCGGTTCGTGGAGGACTCGGGGAAGTGAACGTTGTCGCATCGATGATATTCGGTGGTATCTCAGGTTCCTCTGTAGCCGATACCTCAGCCCTTGGTTCCATCCTGATTCCTGATATGGTGAAGAAAGGGTATCCCAAAGGGTTTGCAGCTGGTATCACAGTGGCTTCCTCGACCATTGGCATGATCATACCCCCTTCGGTACCCATGCTCATGTACGCCATGGTCAGTGGTGCATCGGTAGGAAAGCTGTTTCTTGCAGGGCTTATCCCTGGCATTTTGGTTGGTGCAACACAGTTGATCATGACCTTCGTCATCTCCCGGCGCAGGGGCTACCACCCTGAGAAGGAGAAAGTCGAGTGGAGACAGGCTTTGAAAGTGACCAAAGATGGCTCGCTAGCCATTGTTATGCCTCTCTTGATCATCGTCAGTGTCTCCTTTGGTATTGCTACCGCCAGTGAATCAGCTGGTCTTGCTGTTCTCTATGCAACCATCCTCGGATTCTTTGTCTACAAGGAACTGAAATGGTCTGAGGTGAAGAACGCATTAAAGAAAACCTTCATGATGTCCTCCTCAATTATGATCATCGGTGGCTTTACCATGATCTTCACTTGGATTCTTGCTGTTGAGCAGGTTCCTGCAGCCATCGGCGCCTTTCTGATAAATTCAAATATCCCCGCCTGGATGGTGTTCCTGTTTCTGGATATCATCATTCTCCTGCTTGGCACCTTCCTTGATGTGACTCCCTGTATTCTCCTCATCAGTCCAATACTACTGCCAGTAATGCAGCAGTTCGGGATGAATGAATTGCAATTCGGGGCTATCATCATCGTTGGCTTGGCAATTGGATTGGTGACCCCGCCGGTGGGAATGTGTTTGAATGTGGCAAGCAAAATATGTAGAATGGACATTGTAAGCGTATTCAAGTCTGCTGCCCCATTCATCATCTGTAATGTGATAGTATTGGTGGGGATAACCTTTGTCCCCGCTTTGAGTTTGTGGTTGCCATCCATCATTTAG
- a CDS encoding TRAP transporter small permease → MKKLILGIDRFLSVVGIALTAILATGVIISVILRYVFSIAFVQSEELLTMVFVATTFFGAALGLRESEHIAVSNFVSAMPAKPRKVFAVIGQVVIIVVSMGMIYYSYRMIMKVGKVPSPATGIPRGYYYAMIPISFLFTAFYGVVNILKEFIDIPEPVKGYKDDYELGMADAEGGV, encoded by the coding sequence ATGAAAAAACTCATTCTGGGAATCGATCGGTTCCTTTCAGTGGTAGGCATTGCCCTAACCGCAATTCTTGCAACAGGAGTAATCATCTCGGTGATACTCCGCTATGTGTTTTCCATTGCCTTCGTCCAGTCTGAGGAGTTGTTGACGATGGTCTTTGTGGCCACCACGTTCTTTGGGGCTGCCCTCGGTCTCAGGGAATCTGAGCATATTGCAGTTTCCAATTTTGTCTCGGCAATGCCTGCAAAGCCTCGTAAGGTTTTTGCTGTCATTGGGCAGGTAGTGATTATCGTGGTTTCCATGGGAATGATCTATTACAGTTACCGGATGATCATGAAGGTGGGGAAGGTTCCTTCTCCCGCAACAGGAATCCCTCGTGGGTACTACTACGCGATGATCCCCATATCCTTTCTCTTTACCGCCTTCTATGGTGTGGTAAATATCCTAAAAGAGTTTATTGACATCCCTGAGCCTGTGAAAGGGTACAAGGACGATTATGAATTGGGCATGGCTGATGCTGAAGGAGGCGTATAA